The following nucleotide sequence is from Solanum dulcamara chromosome 7, daSolDulc1.2, whole genome shotgun sequence.
aaattactaATTTTGTAAAGTCTGCATAAAAGCAAAACACGGAAAACTCTATGTTTTACTCATAAAATCAGCAAACCAAGAAACTACTTGAACGGGATGAGTTTTTATATAATGACCTTAGAAACTAAATAAATGGGAAGGGTACTACTATAATGTTTTCAAATGAATCTGTACTACTATTTTGGTTTAGCAtaaatgagagaaaatacaCACACAGAGATTAAATTTAAGTCTTGTAGGATTAAAAGAGTGAACTTTAGCAATGATAAGGAGAAAAAGATATCAATACATGTACTTAcgtttttttcatttctttttcttccgtcGTTTCTCAATTGGTGAAAAAATAgaacaaaattataatttactGCATTTCTTCAGAGTGTCATCCAAATGCAGAAAGATAGGAATAATAAAAGATatatagaaaataaagaaaaggtcTAAATCTTATAGATGGGTTCATAAATTTATGAATATTAGGGCTCTAGCCTCATTTTATTCGGAAAGTGAAGAAAGTTCAAATGAGGAAAGATACACGTacgttttatttaattttatttcagaTCGACAATTTGGTATCTTACATGAGACACTTAAGAGAAAAGCACAATAAAATGTGCGAGTATCAGTGTGATAtttatataaatcatgaattaaAAGAGGTATCATGTAAGCATTCTTTGTCCCTTGTTTATAGAGATATAAATAGCTGAAGGTAACTTTCATCTTCCACTTGTTGGGCAATCTTTTCTTCAACTAAGTTGTAAGGTGtcaatttttcatcatttttgccCAAATGAATTTTACTATAAAAGTTAAGTGATGAATAATACTTGCATCTTCGTAATATTAATTGTAGTATTAGTTCGTTCTCTCCTCtcctacttatgattttttttcattctttgatTTCGTTTATCTAATTTCAAGCAAACCTTAAATGACTAACATAATAATAATGTTTCATACTTATGAAAGATACAAGCTTTGAAAATAAACTGAAACTTTTAATTGAAGGAAGAAAAAATACTTATACTAAAGAAAAGAACAAATCTATGCTTGAAGTAATTTATtccatcaaatcaaatcaacaatTTTAAAGATTTCCtcctatttaattttatatttcatcCGCACTACaactaaaataaactcaaaacacCATTATAAGAATTAATAATTTAACTATATGCTTGGAATGGAGAATTTTCAATTTATACTCGATCACCTAGTGATATCCTATTAGTGATTATTTGATcttctaaaatattatttttccgAACTCAATTGAATGAAACTATCCAACAGAAAAACTCTCGAGCATTGTGCAAAATCAGAGATAGCTTATGACTGTGAATGAAATTATTCTTTGATGTATTCTTCCAAGCTCCACCCTAAGATAGAGGAGCAGTCGTGGGATTAAAAAGGTAGGAAAACTTTATTTGAGGAAGGGCGTAATGTTTGTGTAGGAAAAACCACAATAAAGAGGCAACCGACCGTGGTCAGAGGATGCGACTATTAGTTTATGGTTTTTCCTGCAAAGCGCTTTATAAATGGAAAATTAGAAGGAGAAATTAGAAATTATCAATTTTGACCCAAGAGAGTGCCACATCACCGAATTAAggatcttcttttatttatatatttatatatatatgatatataagaTTTTCTAATGTGAAaacattatatattttttaatgtgAAAGGTGTAAAATACATTATTCAAGAAAAATGTGAAGGCTACTTCGAACAAGGATATAGCTtgtgaaaatatttgaaacatgAGATTATTTTTTGTCTTCTTCCCATGTACATGCCAATCCTACTCACcctataacataaaaataaaatgatgtGCATTAAATGCTAAGTGAATGTGGATGTGGGGATGGGTAGGTACCCCTTAGCTTTTCTATATAATAAACAAATTTTGTTTAGCTTTCTTCATCCCAGTAATTTACTACCCACTCAAACATCTTTTTTACTCAGttagttcttttatttttatatgacGATAAGGATTGGGATATAGGCGCGATTGTAAGAAGCTGTAACATTCATAAACCAAATAATGTTGTAGCTCCATGTTTAGGCATGGAGTCAATGAATTTTGTAAATGATGATTGGAATTTTGACAAACTTTCAGATGTTGATATGACTAAGTTTGATTGGTTTCCTGAAATTTTCCCTATGAACTTTCCAGTTGAGATCACCAACCCAACAACCTCGGTTCCTATAATCGTTGATCAGGTAATCATGGACCAAAACAATAACCAACAGTTATTAGAACCCTTTCAGTCAGCCCCGTTTAACCAACAAATCTTTCTTCCTTCTCCTCTTCCACCTTCAATTACAACGCTAGTGTATGAGCCAGCAACAATTGCGGCACCGCAAGAATGGATTGATCTGCAGCAACAATCCATGATGTCAGATAATATTCATCATACATTCACCTTACCCATGATCACTCCTCTGATCCAAACTCATACAAAGTaagtactccctccgttttattttatatgtttgtGTTCACAGTTTTAAGTttagtatttttaatttaaaatcaggAAAATTCAGCCAATAAAAACTATCTATGAACTGATGGGAGAGGAACTCACAAATGATTCATGGACGTGGAACAAGAATGGTGAGAAGCGAATCAAAAGTTCTCAATTTTTGAGGTTTGctcttttcactattttttcatgttataaaaagttttaagttatcaaattttgtgacaaaaaaataaaagttacatTAATAATTGTATAGAGacacataatttttttggatCCATCCTGATTATtattttgtgtgtatatatgtgacATAACATGAACTACTATAAGTGTGCTACATTAAAAGACTGCAAAGCAAAGAAACAAATTGAGAAAAGCCCAAGGGGTGAAGACCTTTTCTTAGTGACCTATTATGGTTAACACAATCATCCTCCACCCATTAACCGTAGGtctgaaataaaataaaaaaataatgacaccaaaacTTTTACATGAAAACtcttttaaataaggaaaaattacagGCCAAGGGGAGCAACTGATAGTCTGAAatcactatagtaagaaattttacactgagtagtcacgagtacaatactcaaagtgACCACAACACACTCAAAatgaataacactcttttgatttttCACCTTAGTAAGATATTGCTCacactttatttttcttcacagactattttctcatagactatggaatgcctcacTTTGTTCTCTAATATTTTCTCTCTATCTTGGTGTGTTTAACAATGAGCAAGAATgtcctatttataggaaaaatttATTCCCTTTGATGTCATTGATGACATCGAttagaaatcaaaattcaaactttgtTAGGTTTcttggtaaaaaaaaatagtaaaatttgaTTGTTGAGATTTTTCAACTATCAATCTACATTTTTGACTCACCAACTTTTCAACCTAAcgaagaaaacaaaattgtgAATGGAATGAAcacctacatatatatatacacacacataaaCACCAAACATACACACTTCTTATAAGTCTAGTTATAAGCATATGGTACGCAATATAGTCATGTTTGGGCATCTTGACGGATCAATTGTATGTTGAATTTACTGTTATTTTTTGATTGAATAAAAATGtagaatttttataaatagCTTAGTCCTAAAATTTGATAGGCCGAAATAGCTATCGTTTGAGTAATTACATTTCATAATTATAGCTATAACAactatttgtataattcgctgcCAATATACAAAtccgtttgtataattcgctgaCAATAGACAAACATgataagtatatacaaattctgtatttatacattttataattttttaaaacttatacaaatcaaatgtatcaatattataattatatacatgcTAGGGTAAGcatatacaaattctgaattGATTAAATTAGGAAATTCTGAATCTATACACTTGAGAgcttaattatacaaatttgGATATACCCCTAGCAACTATagctatgtatattaattactggAAAAGGTTACTGGCGAGTAGGATTAACTTAAactataactatatatattaattaattaactagtatatgtttgctaGTCCATGTCATTTCCCCTATAAAAACTCATGTTGATCGACCCGTTTAATATTGGGCCATCGATTGATTAAGAATTTAAgacaatgtattataaatattttaatatatatgatgaatgtattatgtgttttataaattattttctttaatatgtattaaaattttattataaatatattataattgtcaagtgaaaaaaatgttattgctatagatggtaaatagttttttaattaatatagcACATATATGTAAATTTCCCAAGATTATTCCGTAAATGTATTTAGACTAAAGCAATTAATATTGAGAATGTATATATAACCGAATATAATTCATAACAAAGTGATGAATCAAAATGAAATATCTTGAAATAATGTATTTACCAATACAAAATTAACGAAGCAACAAAGTCTAGAAATTGCAACTAATAACAAACTGTGTTGCTTGTACTCTTCAAAGATATCGAGCGATGAACTTGATATGTAACTAGCAACGCATCATGATGACAAACTCATCAAAATTGAGCAAACCATCACCATTGATATCATATCTCGCGATCATCCCTCTGCACTCATCAACGGTCGTCGTCTCCCCTAACCTATCAAGCATTCTCTTTAAACTCTCCGGCGTGATGCATCCACAACCTTCCATCTCATACATCCTAAACGCCTCCTTCAACTCGTGTTCCTTCTCTTCTTCCGTCCCACTGTCTTCCACTAAACTCACAAAATCGCCAAAATCCAATAGTCCATCGTTGTCTGAGTCATGGGCCGCTATCGCAGCCTCAGCCTCATCGAACGACATGTCTCTGCCTATCAATTGTACGCATTGTTGCAACTCCAATGCTGATATTTTCTCATCTCCATTCTCATCTAGGTGGTCAAAAAGTCGTTTGTACAACTGTTGGTTGTATCCTTCCATTCTTAATTATAACAAGGCACTATGTAtcacaaataaagaaaagaaaggattcaaCTAGGCCTAATCCTCGAAGCGAAAGCAAACAAAGTTTTCCAAAGAAGAAGTAATCCGAGGTTTTTCCAATCTTAAAAGGATAATATATTCttttccaaaatctatcacgaTAAAGAGTCTCTTAAACCAACAGAGATTATGAGTTTCTTAAAATATAcgagagaaaaattgaagacaTAATTACCTTATATGCCATCTTGTGAGTTATTCGTTGTAATAAGAAGAGTGAAAGGCAGAATAGAATTGAACTAGGTATTGAGAAGAAACCCtatagtatatatatgtatgtttggAAGTAGAAAAGTAAAATAACGCGTGGTGTGTTTGGTTATTGGTTGATCAAATTTTTCTTTGACATGTTAGGCTTCAAGAAATTAAGGAAACAACATAGAAGTATCTGAGAATGTTCTAAGTtgtgtagaagaagaagaagataaaagtCAATTTGGAGTAGATTATTTTAAAGTCAATTTGGAGtaattgcttcttttttttttgttcatggGCGGCTGTAGGAAACCGTCAAATAACTACTAAAACAGTAGTTTTCTCAGCCCTTAAATACTACTCATGTTCCGTCTCAATTTATACAGCacatttcaaattttgagatttaaataatttctgttatatcaaatgactaattatcattttatatattCTAGTTTATTAATTGATAATTAGTAAAATATAGTGCTTATATATGTTGGCTGTTGCTATAATTATACGTAGGaatgtacatggaccgggttggttcgaattttttacaaaccaaaccaaaccatttgtgtcggattattaaatctataaaccaaaccaaaccaataaaagtcggatttttcgatatcaatttttctcgggttgttcggtttttttcgggtttttcgggtttttcatagtatctaataaaaagcacagagcagtgcttcttaaaaagagttctagtacaaaatatgaacatataagatggagacaaaacactgtttgaagttttaactttataatataactttataagatgagctttttttgtatattatttagatggatttctcaagtccaaatctaaatgtaagaaagaaaacaaaaattatgaaaaattttaatttttttttataaattacattttaataaatatttttatgtataacataatttaaaagtagtatatctataatcgggtcggtttgggttcggtttgactttttttagttaaaaccaaaccaaccctataatggtcgggttttttttccaaacaccaaaccaagtcaaaccaaaccactagtcggttttttttccggtttggttcggtttgtcgattTGGTGTGATTTATCGATTTGTCATGTACAGCCCTAATTATAGGCATGATTATTGGGTATATGAAGCATGCATGGCTGTTAGTTAATATGTCATTTTTCACACCATGTATGTGTTATTTAATTTCGTTGAACGTGTTATGCATTGGACGGTTCATTTCAGTGTAGCTAAACAAATAGATCGTTCATATACTATAAATTTGACCATAACACAAATTTCAGAGCTTAATATTAATTATACTAGTCCTATAACTACAGCTACGTACAAGGCCCAAACTTGTTAATTAATGTTCCAACATAtagttagtatatatatatatacacaatcccTTCGTCACATTATAGTTGtcatgattttctttttgagagtcaaattaTATAAACTTTGACTAACATTTAAAACATATTcttttatcatattgatatgaaaaaaattatgacttATAGTGCTTTTcgtatattttttgaatatctaattttttactttataatattgagttaaggtaatataatttaactttaaaaattagtcaaattgacttTCAAAAAGCacaacatgacaactaaaatgagATGGaggaagtatatatatatatatatatatatatatatatatatatatataattttgctaTATAGTATATTTTATACTATAGAACAACCAAAACAACAAACATGGGGTTCAGCTGAAAAAAACTCTTTCCCAAAGTCCTTTCAGAAAGaccaaaaattgaaattaaaaatacaaaatttgtcTAAGTTTAATTACCAATTTCAAACTAAAGACATGTTAATTATGCATTATACTCTGTACATTTCATCAAATCAGGTTCCCATAACAAACCTCTTATCAACTTGTTTGGattacaataataacaacatatccATTGTGATCCTAAGTGAAATTTGAAAATGGTAGAATTACAGAAATTTTACTCCTATCATATAAGAGATAGAGAAATTGTTTACATAACGAACCTCATCAACTTGTTTGGATTGACGATGCATATATAGCTTTGTTATGGTTGTATATTTCTCATAGAATCACACAAACCAGCCATTGTAAGTactaaataattcaaaaattattaattCAATTATTAGATATCTTTTGATACACGGGATAGTATAAGCAAAGATTgaaattattgagttttaaaggtgtgaatgaaaaataaaggaTTGCAGCAATTACAAAAGATTGTGCTTTTTATAAAGGGTTGTGACTGTTTTAAAAGGTTGTGCCTTTTTCAAAGGGATGCGACCTTTCtgaaagattgtgacttttacgaagggttgtgactttttcaaaaagttatgatttttttgAAGAGTTATGacttttttgaaaggttgtgactttgcgaaaagttgtgacttttccaaagGATTGTGACATTTTCGATAAGGCACAATAAACGCTTTTTCACACTatcctttgttgtctataaatatagaatttttctctcatttttaaacatcgaatttttttcttctcttgcATACATTTTTTACAAACAAAATTGATCAAGTCTGTGTGTGATCTCATTGCTGAAGTTTGAGTTCATTGAAATTACAGAAGTTTGAGGTACCTCTATTTTTGTAatagtttatccattttatcttgAAAGAAAATAATCCATAATCTCTGGTGCATTGAGGGAATTAAATaccttaaggacacacagtaAATTTTGTGGACTcggataattctttttttttcatctttattgtttttgatttgctatttttaatacaaaagacaccataaatatttcatatGATTATTTTATCCCATCTTTTATACAAAATAGTAATCCCAcaattttattataaataactaaataaaatatctcaaaatttaatattaattttttttatctcgaAACTATTATCTTTATCCCATGTATTGTGATGAAGAGTAAGTTGATGGTAAAGTAGGTGCATGTCCATGCAAATCCGGTGGACGCGGTGGATGAACTAATTTGCATTCGACACGTTGCACTTAACTTGTCTCCCACGCGTGTGGACTGTAATTTCCTTCGTTAACCACGACAAATACAATTTCCTCCAACGCTTGatgcttgacacgtgtcacacaaGTCGTGGCATTGTCGTAAATAAATCCCACTTTCAGGGACAATGTTTCACTCCCTGCCATCTTCGTCTCTCTAAAACCCCAATTTGCTTTCTTTACAGAAACCCTTTTTTTCTCAGTGGGCGGCTATATAGAGCTTCTCTGTAGATTATTTTTCCGGCCGGCGATGGCATTGCTCAGCCGTATTAGAGCGGCATCGCAGTCACTTATTCGGAATGAATCTCTCCGGTCATACGGATCAGCTGCGGCTCAGCTAGCAGATTATGATTACGAATACGAAGAGTATCAGAACCGGAACTACTGTGTAATGGAGGAATCTGAGGGATCGGTTCCTCGAAGGGGAGTGCAGTGGGTGATCATGGGTGATCCTATGGCACAGAGACACGTGTATGCTCAATGGCTCTCGAAGCTTCTAGATGTCCCTCATATTTCCATGGGTTCACTCGTTCGTCAAGAGCTTCATCCTCGTTCTTCTCTCTACAAGCAGGTTTCAGTTTCTTCTGAATTTCTGTTTGTTTGAGCTTTGAATTTATCTGCTatggaaaatgaaaagaaaaattgttTCTTTTAGTTATTAGCTGgtcttatttttgaaaaattgttaaataatagaaataaattaGCTTGAACAGAGGAATTGAATATCAAAAGATACATATAATTGATCCATGCTAGTTCAGAATTGAAGTATAATAGCTTGATTGAGCTGGTTTTATTTTTAGTTCTATTACTTCCTCTGTCAAAAATAAACTAGTGTCAAAACATTTAATTGTTGGCTCAATTAAATGATTGATCTCTGCTTTTAACTTATAGTTTACATAAGTAGAAACATTGCACTAtactacaacaacatacccagtgaaatccacaAGTGTGGTCTGGGGAGGttagagtgtatgcagaccaTACCCTACCGCTTCTTTTTGATTCAGCTGTCTTTTTTATGTCACTTCCAGTGAAGGTCGGGTATGTGCCCCTTACGAGGTAAGGAGACTGTTTTTGAAGGACCTTGGGTTGAGTATAACATATTTGAATAATGAAAAGGGGAAAATGACAGTGAAAAAACAAAGCAACTAGTAAGCAATTAGTAATTTG
It contains:
- the LOC129895729 gene encoding putative calcium-binding protein CML19; the protein is MEGYNQQLYKRLFDHLDENGDEKISALELQQCVQLIGRDMSFDEAEAAIAAHDSDNDGLLDFGDFVSLVEDSGTEEEKEHELKEAFRMYEMEGCGCITPESLKRMLDRLGETTTVDECRGMIARYDINGDGLLNFDEFVIMMRC